Proteins co-encoded in one Lates calcarifer isolate ASB-BC8 linkage group LG17, TLL_Latcal_v3, whole genome shotgun sequence genomic window:
- the prg4b gene encoding proteoglycan 4b: MCFQLFVRNHDVWTYGLDWRILPTSCEIITLLIRLDLPIKGNSVGLSEPFKSSHTESKLQQQTDRGSNKFQIHVKMPSTVLCAVILLACALTFSAAQTSCRGRCGAEYYRGYMCQCDYSCLSYGECCKDYESQCTTKNSCKGRCGETFKRGRLCSCDSDCLKYKQCCPDYKMHCDAEEPALNEETEQTSTFSEGNNADDHLNPLVSPTSYPPDNPSDDIYGQILPNDNFSNNGPEDPGASPNPEGTSGYGSSTGDLLDQVSTKPTLVPDTLDFTTETITVFSQTEASPSDNEPTPADDSTITLYVASGEAPTESTDTSDPISSDNPGTILPQPITAVDDVSSQPNPTSASQTEVSPTASTPELGTEVQPKDNFVPDAQQPEAFSDEPEVTTLPLSTVASVSTGHTQDYTVLEMSQVTTTVPASPTSDPTPIPDTTTSNSEADDTEKKLEDATAGPSELDALTTHIPSSTVAEQGDVTPQVTTAEPEKVTSDLIKPESEPTSKPQDKPDPYKPSPTKPTPVKPASKPETKPLDPVQTLSVDDTRDYQGDDSNDTNLCSGRPISAVTTLRNGTMVVFRGHYFWFLDRNRVPGPARGITQVWGVPSPIDTVFTRCNCQGKTYIFKGAQYWRFENDVLDPGYPKVIETGFDGLRGHITAALSVPQYQRRRESVYFFKRGGLVQKYSYQFGTGSTCGKKPQLAIYTVRNRMVRQAVSLLGSTINIRTSWRGFPSTITAAVSIPINREPEGYKYYVFSRSKSYNVRMDGERPAIAEPKPNASPQSNDIFKCPKKV; this comes from the exons ATGTGCTTCCAGCTGTTTGTGAGGAATCATGATGTCTGGACCTATGGTCTGGACTGGAGGATCCTCCCTACATCCTGTGAGATCATCACACTTTTAATTAGACTGGATCTGCCAATTAAAGGAAACTCAGTCGGTCTCTCTGAACCTTTTAAAAGCAGCCACACAGAGTCCAaactccagcagcagacagacagaggctcAAACAAG TTTCAGATTCATGTGAAGATGCCTTCCACTGTACTTTGTGCTGTTATTTTGCTGGCCTGTGCCTTGACATTTAGTGCTGCTCAGA CGAGCTGCAGAGGACGATGTGGTGCTGAGTACTACAGGGGTTACATGTGCCAGTGCGACTATAGCTGCCTGTCTTATGGAGAGTGCTGCAAAGACTATGAATCTCAGTGCACCACAA AAAACTCCTGTAAAGGTCGATGTGGAGAAACTTTCAAGAGAGGCCGGCTGTGTAGCTGCGACTCTGACTGCCTAAAGTACAAGCAGTGTTGTCCAGATTACAAGATGCACTGCGATGCAGAGG AACCAGCTCTGAATGAAGAAACAGAGCAGACTTCCACATTCAGCGAGGGAAACAATGCAG ATGACCATTTAAATCCACTGGTCAGTCCAACCTCATATCCACCAGATAATCCCAGTGATG ATATATATGGTCAGATCCTTCCAAATGACAACTTTTCCAACAATGGACCAGAGGATCCAGGGGCAAGTCCAAACCCTGAAGGCACCAGTGGCTACGGATCGTCTACAGGCGACCTCCTGGATCAGGTTTCTACTAAACCCACCCTAGTTCCAGACACTCTGGATTTCACTACAGAGACAATTACAGTCTTCTCCCAGACAGAAGCGAGTCCCTCAGATAACGAACCAACACCGGCTGACGACAGCACCATCACCCTTTATGTGGCCAGTGGAGAAGCCCCCACTGAGAGCACAG ATACCAGTGATCCTATCAGCTCAGACAACCCAGGAACAATTCTCCCTCAGCCTATAACAGCAGTTGATGATGTCTCCAGCCAGCCCAACCCTACATCAGCATCCCAAACGGAGGTTTCCCCTACAGCCAGCACCCCAGAGCTGGGGACAGAAGTACAACCCAAGGATAACTTTGTTCCTGATGCTCAACAACCTGAAGCCTTTTCTGATGAGCCAGAGGTTACAACCCTACCCCTCAGCACAGTGGCTTCAGTGTcgacaggacacacacaggactACACAGTCCTGGAAATGTCTCAGGTCACCACCACTGTCCCTGCCTCACCAACTTCAGACCCGACACCCATCCCAGACACAACTACTTCAAACTCTGAAGCAGATGATACTGAGAAGAAACTGGAGGATGCCACAGCAGGCCCGTCTGAGCTCGATGCCCTGACGACCCACATTCCCTCTTCCACAGTTGCAGAGCAGGGTGATGTTACACCACAAGTAACCACAGCTGAGCCAGAGAAAGTCACCTCAGACCTGATCAAACCTGAATCTGAACCCACCTCCAAACCCCAGGACAAACCTGACCCGTACAAGCCATCACCAACTAAACCAACTCCGGTTAAACCTGCCTCCAAACCCGAGACTAAACCTCTGGACCCTGTGCAAACGCTGAGTGTAGACGATACAAGAGACTACCAAGGAG atgACAGCAATGATACAAACCTGTGCAGTGGGCGGCCGATCAGTGCGGTTACCACACTGAGGAACGGCACAATGGTGGTTTTCAGAG gACACTACTTCTGGTTCCTGGACAGAAACAGGGTGCCAGGTCCAGCCCGAGGCATCACACAAGTCTGGGGTGTCCCTTCCCCCATTGACACTGTGTTCACCCGCTGCAACTGCCAGGgcaaaacatacattttcaag GGAGCTCAGTACTGGAGATTTGAAAATGATGTTTTGGACCCTGGCTATCCTAAAGTCATTGAAACTGGCTTTGATGGGCTTCGGGGCCACatcacagctgctctgtctgtgcctCAGtaccagaggaggagagagtcagTGTACTTCTTCAAGAGAG GAGGATTGGTCCAGAAATATTCATACCAGTTTGGCACCGGTTCAACATGTGGCAAGAAACCCCAGTTGGCCATTTACACAGTCCGCAACCGGATGGTTCGACAAGCAG TGTCTCTTCTAGGCTCAACAATCAACATCAGGACGTCCTGGAGAGGTTTCCCCTCCAccatcacagctgctgtgtcCATCCCCATCAACCGAGAACCAGAGGGATACAAATACTACGTCTTCTCAAGAT cCAAGTCCTACAACGTGAGGATGGATGGTGAACGTCCTGCCATCGCTGAGCCTAAACCCAACGCGTCACCTCAAAGcaatgacatcttcaaatgccCAAAGAAAGTCTGA